GGCATGATTTCAGGGATAATAGCAGAATACAATCCCTTCCATACAGGTCATAAATACTTGCTTGAGCAGGCTGAGGGGCTGAAAATTGTCATCATGTCAGGCAACTTCATGCAACGGGGTGAGCCAGCCATTGTGGATAAGTGGACACGGGCTCAGATGGCTTTGGAACACGGGGCAGATCTTGTTGTCGAGATGCCCTTTTTGGTGTCGGTCCAGTCGGCTGACCATTTCGCCAAGGGAGCAATCAGCATTTTACAAAGGCTGGGTGTGGAAAAGTTGGTTTTCGGTACGGAAGAAATGCTGGATTACCAAAAGATTGCGGATATCTATGTGGATAAGTCGGAAGAGATGGAAAATTTTGTGAAAAACTTGCCTGACCATCTCTCTTATCCACAGAAGACCCAGGCTATGTGGCAGGAGTTTGCAGGCTTGACTTTTACAGGTAATACACCCAATCATATTCTGGCTCTGGCTTACGCCAAGGCGGTGGCAGGGACAGGCATTCAGCTCAGCCCTGTTCAACGGCAGGGAGCTGGTTTTCATTCGGAAGAGGTGGAAACGTCCTACGCCTCGGCGACAGCTATCCGCAAGGGTGCTGACCAGCTGGACTTAGTTCGCGGCTTTTTACCGTCTGCCAGTCTCTTTGAAGAGGCGACCAAGGTAAGCTGGAGAAACTATTTTCCTCTGCTCCGCTACCAGATTGCGACCCACCCATATCTCAGTCAGGTCTTTCAGGTCAACGAAGAACTAGCCAGTCGTATCCGCTCTGCTATTGGGAGCGCAGCGACCGTGGAGGAGTTAGTGGAAGCCGTTGCGACCAAGCGCTACACCAAGGCGAGGGTGCGGCGGGTGCTGACCTACATCCTGGTCAATGCGGTGGAAACTCCCTTACCAGAAGCGGTCCATGTATTGGGCTTTTCAGCTCGAGGCCAGGCCTATCTCAAGCAGGTCAAGGAGCGGGTGGACCTGGTGACGCGGATCGGCAAAAAGCCCTGGGACAGCCTGACCCAGCAGGCGGATTTGGTCTATCAACTGGGCGCTGACGCAATGGCAGAGCAGACCTACGGGCGTGTGCCGGTGAGGGGATTGTGTCATAATAATGATAGGTGCTTAAAACGCTGTCAAATCAAGGATTTGAGTGTTCTACAAAATATAAATACTGTAAAAAGATCCAAAAGAGTGATATAATTTAAAGTGGAGGATGTTACCATGAAAATTAATGCTGTAGATTTATTTTGCGGTGTTGGAGGATTGACCTGTGGTGTTCAACAAGCGGGTATAAACGTTGTTGCAGGTTATGATATAGATCCTCGTAGTCAATTTGCCTATGAATTTAATAATAATGCGAAATTCATATTGAAAGACGTTAAAGAAATTGATAATCAGGAAATTAGCAATCTTTATCCTGACGATACAGATATAAAAATTTTAATGGGTTGTGCTCCATGCCAACCCTTTTCGACATATAGTCATAAGTATAAGAGCAATGAAAATACACTTCAGAAGATGGATCTTTTAGATTATTTTGGTCAACAAATTGAATATGTTCAGCCGGATATTGTTTCTATGGAAAATGTTCCTCAGATGGTTAAAGAGAAGGTCTTTGATAACTTTATCCAAATTTTGAAAGATAATGATTATTCAATTGATTATAAAGTAGTTTACGCCCCGGAGTATGGTGTTCCACAAAAAAGAAAACGCCTATTACTTTTAGCTTCAAAATTAGGAGAGATAAAATTACTGTCTCCTCAATTTGCTAAAGATAGTTACCCAACACTGAGGGAGACAATTGGAAATTTACCAAAACTAAAGGCGGGAGAGACTAATTTGGAGGACCCTCTACATAGAAGTCGCAAACTTTCCGAATTAAATATGAGAAGGATAAAACAGTCAAAGCCGGGTGGAACTTGGAGGGATTGGGATGAAGAGCTTTTGCTTGAAGCTTATAAGAAAAAGAGCGGAGAGTCCTTTGGTTCTGTTTATGGTCGTTTGGAGTGGGATCAACCTTCTAACACAATCACAACACAGTTTCCAGGTATTGGAAATGGTCGTTTTGGTCACCCAGATCAAGATAGAGCGTTGAGTTTGCGTGAGGGAGCGATGCTACAAACTTTTCCAAAGAATTATCTTTTTACAGAACCTGAACTTGGAGGAAATTACCCTATTGCACAAGTTGCGTTACAAATTGGTAATGCTGTTCCACCTAAATTGGGTGAAGTTATTGGAAATAGTATTTTAGAACATTTGGAGAACTTACAATGAGTATTGAACAAATTGACTTGCAAGTAGCATACGGTGCGGTTAAGCATTTTGGTAGAAATTTATATACTTCTAATCCCCCAGCTATTGCCGAAATAATTGCGAATTCATGGGATGCCTATTCTACGAAATGTGATATTTTTTATCGTGAGATAAATTTTGATACTTCTAAAAAAACATCACTATTAATATTAGATAATGGAATAGGTATGACTGACGAAGAGTTGGTTAATAGATATGCTATTTCTGGAACTGAAAAAGATGTTAGTTTGGTTCGACAGCCTGAAGGTATCATTTTGAGACCTTACATGGGGCGAAAAGGGATTGGAAAATTTTCAGCGTTTAGTTTAGGTAATAGTTATATTCTTTATACAAAAAGTATTGATGATGTTCAATGGAAAAAAATTACCTTTGAATATGAATTGTTACTTGAAGATAGGGCAACAGTCCCAGTAAGTGTTGAGTATATTGACGACTTGACAGAACTAGAAACAATATTTTCGGGCATGGTAGTACCTGATACTGGGACAGCAATTTATATTCCTGAGATGAGGAGAAAGATTATTTCAACGAGTGTTGAAGGATTAAAGAATCTGCTTTCTCGACGTTTTTCTGTAGGAGTAATCGGACAACATGATTTTTCGTTAAAAATAAATACAACAGAAATAAATCTAGCCCAGCATTTCTATGATGAAAATCTGGAATTTATTTATTATTTTGGAATGGAATTAGAAGACATCAGAGGAAGGTTTCCTAGGATTCCTGAAGAAAATTTTTATAAGGAGGAGGATGAGTTTTTTATTGAAAACTCCATTAATGGTTGGCTTGGGACGGTTGAAACACCTAGTCATTTGTTAGCTGATGAAAATATTAGTGTATCTGGGGTTATTGTTTATATTCATGGAAAATTAGCTGATGAGGATATTTTACGAGATAAATTAAAGAATCGAATTACTAATTCATACTTTTTAGGTGAAGTTAATGCTGACTTTCTTCAAAACGAGGAAGAAGACCCAGTACTCAGTAGTAGAGAAGGCCTAAATAAAGAAATTCCGAATGTAAAATTATTAATTGATAAACTTTCCAGAATAAGTAACAAATTAAATGCTAACTGGAACAATTTGAGGGCTAGTCGAGTTAGAGAAAAATTGGACTACCTTGATAAGATGCTAAGTGTTGATAATGGTTTAAGTATAGCTTTTGAAGTTTATAATGATGAACAACAGAAACAGGTTGCTAAACTTTCCCAACGAGTTTTTGATAATGGTGAAAATTATTCGGATGCAGAGTATAGAGTTTATGGGCAAGCTATTTTTGCCCTAGTTAATAACAAAGTTATTAATGGCATTACAATAGATACAGATGTTGATAAATTTGGGGATATTCTAAAAAAATTCTATAAT
The sequence above is a segment of the Streptococcus suis genome. Coding sequences within it:
- a CDS encoding nucleotidyltransferase translates to MISGIIAEYNPFHTGHKYLLEQAEGLKIVIMSGNFMQRGEPAIVDKWTRAQMALEHGADLVVEMPFLVSVQSADHFAKGAISILQRLGVEKLVFGTEEMLDYQKIADIYVDKSEEMENFVKNLPDHLSYPQKTQAMWQEFAGLTFTGNTPNHILALAYAKAVAGTGIQLSPVQRQGAGFHSEEVETSYASATAIRKGADQLDLVRGFLPSASLFEEATKVSWRNYFPLLRYQIATHPYLSQVFQVNEELASRIRSAIGSAATVEELVEAVATKRYTKARVRRVLTYILVNAVETPLPEAVHVLGFSARGQAYLKQVKERVDLVTRIGKKPWDSLTQQADLVYQLGADAMAEQTYGRVPVRGLCHNNDRCLKRCQIKDLSVLQNINTVKRSKRVI
- a CDS encoding DNA cytosine methyltransferase, with translation MKINAVDLFCGVGGLTCGVQQAGINVVAGYDIDPRSQFAYEFNNNAKFILKDVKEIDNQEISNLYPDDTDIKILMGCAPCQPFSTYSHKYKSNENTLQKMDLLDYFGQQIEYVQPDIVSMENVPQMVKEKVFDNFIQILKDNDYSIDYKVVYAPEYGVPQKRKRLLLLASKLGEIKLLSPQFAKDSYPTLRETIGNLPKLKAGETNLEDPLHRSRKLSELNMRRIKQSKPGGTWRDWDEELLLEAYKKKSGESFGSVYGRLEWDQPSNTITTQFPGIGNGRFGHPDQDRALSLREGAMLQTFPKNYLFTEPELGGNYPIAQVALQIGNAVPPKLGEVIGNSILEHLENLQ
- a CDS encoding ATP-binding protein → MSIEQIDLQVAYGAVKHFGRNLYTSNPPAIAEIIANSWDAYSTKCDIFYREINFDTSKKTSLLILDNGIGMTDEELVNRYAISGTEKDVSLVRQPEGIILRPYMGRKGIGKFSAFSLGNSYILYTKSIDDVQWKKITFEYELLLEDRATVPVSVEYIDDLTELETIFSGMVVPDTGTAIYIPEMRRKIISTSVEGLKNLLSRRFSVGVIGQHDFSLKINTTEINLAQHFYDENLEFIYYFGMELEDIRGRFPRIPEENFYKEEDEFFIENSINGWLGTVETPSHLLADENISVSGVIVYIHGKLADEDILRDKLKNRITNSYFLGEVNADFLQNEEEDPVLSSREGLNKEIPNVKLLIDKLSRISNKLNANWNNLRASRVREKLDYLDKMLSVDNGLSIAFEVYNDEQQKQVAKLSQRVFDNGENYSDAEYRVYGQAIFALVNNKVINGITIDTDVDKFGDILKKFYNLFEKTELNAALRIKSNIEDRISIINKLKQIIDQEEIEAVFEEHLERNPWLINQYWDKPSEELVIDTQRKYKIFIDENMVEGRTDLIIRTADEPFPIICELKREKKTAYSAPNISEIQSQVAKYREFIADEIDRSDSVLKVQSQQDIRAYFICGKAAFEKLSPRNIQTLRDSKIEIKTYQDIIRQAERVYSDRVKLY